Proteins co-encoded in one Strix uralensis isolate ZFMK-TIS-50842 chromosome 2, bStrUra1, whole genome shotgun sequence genomic window:
- the NIPA1 gene encoding magnesium transporter NIPA1 isoform X3: MALGQIGNFLAYTAVPTVLVTPLGALGVPFGSILASYLLKEKLNILGKLGCLLSCAGSVVLIIHSPKSESVTTQAELEEKLTNPVFVGYLCIVLLMLLLLIFWIAPAHGPTNIMVYISICSLLGSFTVPSTKGIGLAAQDIFHNNPSSQRALYLCLVLLAVLGCSIIIQFRYINKALECFDSSVFGAIYYVVFTTLVLLASAILFREWSNVGVVDFLGMACGFTTVSIGIVLIQVFKEFNFNIGDLNKPNMKTD; the protein is encoded by the exons TGGCTCTGGGTCAAATAGGGAATTTCTTGGCCTACACTGCAGTCCCAACTGTGCTAGTGACGCCCTTGGGAGCTCTTGGCGTTCCATTTGG CTCCATTTTAGCTTCTTacttactgaaagaaaaactgaacatTCTTGGCAAGCTGGGATGTTTGCTGAGCTGCGCTGGGTCTGTTGTTCTCATCATCCATTCCCCGAAGTCCGAGAGTGTAACGACTCAGGCTGAGCTTGAAGAGAAACTTACAAATCCAG tttttgtgGGTTATCTCTGCATAGTGCTGCTAATGCTTCTCCTGCTTATCTTCTGGATAGCTCCAGCTCATGGACCTACTAATATCATGGTTTACATCAGTATTTGCTCTCTGTTGGGCAGTTTCACTGTTCCCAGCACAAAAGGCATTGGGCTGGCTGCTCAAGATATCTTTCACAATAACCCATCGAGTCAAAGGGCTCTGTACCTCTGTCTGGTACTTCTGGCAGTATTAGGATGTAGCATTATCATTCAGTTCAGATATATCAATAAGGCACTGGAATGTTTTGACTCCTCTGTGTTTGGTGCCATCTACTATGTTGTGTTTACCACCCTAGTCCTGCTGGCTTCAGCCATCCTTTTCAGGGAATGGAGTAATGTAGGAGTGGTAGATTTCTTGGGAATGGCTTGTGGATTCACCACAGTATCTATTGGAATTGTTCTTATACAAGTCTTCAAGGAATTCAACTTCAATATCGGAGATTTAAATAAACCTAACATGAagacagattaa
- the NIPA1 gene encoding magnesium transporter NIPA1 isoform X2, with amino-acid sequence MCTVALGQIGNFLAYTAVPTVLVTPLGALGVPFGSILASYLLKEKLNILGKLGCLLSCAGSVVLIIHSPKSESVTTQAELEEKLTNPVFVGYLCIVLLMLLLLIFWIAPAHGPTNIMVYISICSLLGSFTVPSTKGIGLAAQDIFHNNPSSQRALYLCLVLLAVLGCSIIIQFRYINKALECFDSSVFGAIYYVVFTTLVLLASAILFREWSNVGVVDFLGMACGFTTVSIGIVLIQVFKEFNFNIGDLNKPNMKTD; translated from the exons ATGTGTACAG TGGCTCTGGGTCAAATAGGGAATTTCTTGGCCTACACTGCAGTCCCAACTGTGCTAGTGACGCCCTTGGGAGCTCTTGGCGTTCCATTTGG CTCCATTTTAGCTTCTTacttactgaaagaaaaactgaacatTCTTGGCAAGCTGGGATGTTTGCTGAGCTGCGCTGGGTCTGTTGTTCTCATCATCCATTCCCCGAAGTCCGAGAGTGTAACGACTCAGGCTGAGCTTGAAGAGAAACTTACAAATCCAG tttttgtgGGTTATCTCTGCATAGTGCTGCTAATGCTTCTCCTGCTTATCTTCTGGATAGCTCCAGCTCATGGACCTACTAATATCATGGTTTACATCAGTATTTGCTCTCTGTTGGGCAGTTTCACTGTTCCCAGCACAAAAGGCATTGGGCTGGCTGCTCAAGATATCTTTCACAATAACCCATCGAGTCAAAGGGCTCTGTACCTCTGTCTGGTACTTCTGGCAGTATTAGGATGTAGCATTATCATTCAGTTCAGATATATCAATAAGGCACTGGAATGTTTTGACTCCTCTGTGTTTGGTGCCATCTACTATGTTGTGTTTACCACCCTAGTCCTGCTGGCTTCAGCCATCCTTTTCAGGGAATGGAGTAATGTAGGAGTGGTAGATTTCTTGGGAATGGCTTGTGGATTCACCACAGTATCTATTGGAATTGTTCTTATACAAGTCTTCAAGGAATTCAACTTCAATATCGGAGATTTAAATAAACCTAACATGAagacagattaa